In Desulfosudis oleivorans Hxd3, the DNA window AGAAGCTTCCCTACCATGTGGATCTGGACATTATCGACAGCCTCGGGCCGGGGGCCGTCCCCTTTTCTCAACACCGTGTACTGTAAACCGCTTGCGGTAACGACAACCCCCTCTTTGTCTCTATTATCCGCAAGAAAGGCTTTCTGCTCATTTAAATTTTTTTCCGCGGCAGCGGCAATTCGTTTGTTGTGAAATTCGCGCTCCTGCTGAGAAACCAGGGCCTTTACCCCAGTCATCTGATCCGGAGAAAGCATGGGTGTGTTGCCTGCCAGACCGTCCTCAATGCCCTGAAGAAACGCTTCCCGGTCAATAGTGACCGTCTTCAGTTCCTCAAGCGTGTAAATCATCTCCAGCCCTACAATATAACTGAACTGTTTTGATATGTTATCAATTTTTGCCGCCTGCTCTTTTCCGCCATCTGAACAGGCCGTCATGCACAACATACCAAAAGCCATTACTGCAGATGGCAAGCGCTTTTTCATGTTGATTCCTTCCGCAGGGTGCTGTAGTTTACCCAAAAAGGGTTGTTTGCTTTGAAATTCTTAATGTTATTATCCGGTTATCCAAACCTTGTCAAGCCAAAACAACGGGACGCAATGATCAGGCGGTTCATCTTATCCAGGTGGATACAGGCGGGAATACTGGCGGGAATGGTGTTGGTGGCCTATCTTCCATCCACCGACCACTCCTTTATCTGGGACGACGACTATTATATCACTCACAACATGACCCTTGCGGGCTTTTCCGGGTTGAAACGCATATGGCTTGAGCCCGGCGCCACGCCGCAATACTATCCTCTGGTCTTTACCAGTTTCTGGCTCGAGTATCATCTGTTCGGTCTTAACCCGGCAGTGTTTCATTTCACCAACATCCTTCTGCACGCCGCAAACGCCGTGCTGGTATGGCTGATCCTGGCCCGACTGCGCCTGCCCTGGGCATGGCCGGCCGCTGCCCTGTTTGCGCTTCACCCGGTCAACGTGGAGTCCGTGGCATGGATCAGCGAACGCAAGAATGTACTTTCCGGAATGTTTGTTCTGCTCTCCCTGCTGTTTTTAATCCGCGCATCTCTTTCCGGAACCGGCGGGAACCAGTACCCCGAAACGGCTTCAACAAACAGGCGGCTCTCCTACATGACCTCCTTTTTGTTTTTTATACCGGCCCTGTTAAGCAAAACCGTCACCTGCATGATGCCGGCAGCGTTCCTGATGCTGGTATGGTGGAAAAACCCTCAGGGGGGGGGCAGAAAAGCAGTGGCAACGCTTCCCTTTTTCCTTGTCGGGGCCGCGGCCGCGCTGCACACCGTCATCATGGAAAAAAGCCACGTAGGGGCCTACGGGATGGAATGGGCTTTCAGCACAATCGACCGTGTGCTGATCGCCGGGCGGGCCCTCTGGTTTTACGCATACAAACTGGTCTGGCCGGCAAACCTGGTGTTCATCTATCCCCGGTGGGACATCAACGCCACTGTATGGTGGCAGTATCTGTTTCCCGTCGGCGCGCTTGGGGCCTTTATTCTACTCTGGGTGACAAGAGGCCGGCTGGGCAGGGGGGCTTTGACCGGTGTGGCGATTTTTGCGACAGCGCTTTTTCCCGCCCTGGGATTTATCAATTACTATCCCATGCGATATTCCTTTGTGGCGGACCATTTTCAGTACATGGCCGGCATCGCCCTGATCGCCCTGATAACGGCTGCGGCCCATCGCCTGTTTCATGGCATCCATCGATTTCCCGCTAAAACAGCCTGCATTCTGTTTTCCGTCCTGTTGTTGCTGCTTGGCACGCGTACCTTGCAGGAACAGAATAAATATGAGAACCTCCATACTCTGTGGCGGGATACGCTGCGAAAGGACCCCTTGTGCTGGATGGCCCACAACAACGTCGGGGCACTGCTGTCTAAAATCGGCAATTATGAAAAGGCGATTGCCCACTTCAACAAATCGCTCAGCATTTATCCGACAAACGTAATGGCCCATTTAAACATCAAGGGTGTGTCTAAAAAACTGACCGGTCAAACAACAGGGCCGCTGCTTTACGCTGGCGAACCCGGACGGCCCCGACTGATGGCATGGGATAACCGGCTGGCGACTGTCATGACACGATTGGGATGGGATAAAGCGGCGAACCATTATTATCAAAAAGTCATGGCCGTGGATCCCCGGAATGCCGAGGCCCACTACGGAACAGGCCAACTGCTGGAGCGACAGGGAAAAATCGACGCTGCGATTACCGCCTATGAAACAACGCTGGATATCGACCCCCTGTACACGGACGTTTACCAAAGACTGGGAAAAATCCATCTGACGCGCAACGAATACGAGAAAGCGATAGACCGGTTTTTCATGCTGTTAAAAATCGATCCGTTCCGGGCAGAGGCATTTGAGCAACTGGGGCTCTCCTATTATCACACAGGCGACTTAGAAAACGCAATCAGAGCCTACCGACTGGCCCTCAATATTCAACCCCATAACCGGGCTCTCCAAATGACGCTTTCGCGAATACTGACACAGCCTGAACCGGTGGAGTCCCTGCCACCACGGCCATGACACGAACGCACTACCTACAAGCATACAGCCCCCCGGTAATGACCGTTGTCGTTCTGTTGCTCTGCGCGGGCGCCGGCCTTCGCATCGCCGCCGCCAGCGACTGTTTGTGGTTTGATGAGATATGGTCATATATGCTGAGTCGGCATATGACTCAACCATGGCAGGCGCTGACGGTCGTCAATGTAGTGGACAACAACCATCCTTTGAACACCTTCTTTATGTACATGATGGGTGATCCTTATGACTGGAGATGGTTCCGCGTACCGTCCCTCATCACCGGCACGCTCCTGTTGATTCTCATATGGCGGGCGGCAGACCGGTTCAGTCCATCCGCGGGAATGCCGGCGCTTTTCATGGCGACGGTTTCCCACCCTTTTATTCTCTATTCTTCAGAGGCGCGGGGATACGCGCCGGCCCTGTTTTTTTTGGTATCCGCGTTTTTCTTTATTCAGCAGTACTGGCAGGAGCGCGGCATACGACCGCTTGTGTTGTTTTGGTTCACCATCACGATGGGTCTGTTGGCCAACCTTACCGTGGCGTTCATCTGGCTGGCCATCTTCCTGTGGTCGGTTATGCACGAACTGCGCGCGTCCTCGTCCTTCCGAACCTTCATGGCCCACATCCTGAAATGCCATCTGGTGCCGCTGCTGCCGATGGCTTACCTGTCGCATGCCTACCTTGTCAGAAATATGGCGGTCGGCAACATCGGCAGTCGATCGACTGAATTTATCACGGATTTTCTGGCTACCGTGGTGGCAGCCCTCATGGGCACCCCGTCCACAGGGGGATGGTTTGTTGCCGGCCTCTTTCTTTTTATTTGTGTTTTTCTCTACGGATGGTGTTCTTTATACAGAACAAACGCGGCGGTTGCGATTTTCTTGCTGCTGGCCGTCTGCCTGCCCCCTCTTTTGGGAAACCTCGGCCGGCAACTGATGTATTTCCGTTTTTCCCTGGTCGCGTTTCCGTTCACTTATATCGTCCTGGCCATCGGAATCGCCGCCTGTTATAAGGGGAATCGCTTGGCCAAAACACTCTGCCTGCTTTTTGTACTTTTCTTTTCTTACGGCAATATCACCCGCACCCACGCCTTGATCACCATTGGGAGAGGGGATTACCTGGGTGCCATGTTCTATATGGCGGCGCAACCCCACACAGGCCCGAGAGCGACTGCCCCACGCGATGACGACCGAACTATTCTTGTCGGCAGCGATAATGATTTTCGCAACCTGCCGATCTTATACTTCTATGCCAGATACCTTCCTCAAAACACCAAAATGATCTATATCGGAGAAGGACAATGGCCCACCGAAGGTACGGACTGGCTGATCCGTCATTCCCAGCAGCTGAACCGGGAAATAGCCGCACTGTACCGGCCCAATGACAGGCACGTCTACCGGCTGGAAAAAATATTCCCTTATGCCGGCGTTTCGGGCTGGAACTGGTACCTGTACAAAAGGGTGCCGCCGGACACGACATCCGCGGACCGGCGAAAAAATGTCACAGGGAGTGAAACATCCCCGCCATGAAAAGACTGGTCATCATTCCTTGTTACAATGAAGAAAAAACCGTTGGCGCTATTGCCGAGGCGGCCAGGCCCCACGCCGACCTGTGCTTTGTTAATGACGCCAGCACGGACCAGACCGGCGACCGTCTGCATGCCATTTCCGGCATTCACATCATCACCCACGCCAGGCGCACCCACATTCCCGGCGCCATTCTCGACGGCATGCGGTTTGCCGCGGACAACGGCTACGACGTTGCCGTGACCATGGACGCGGGGCTCTCCCACGACCCGAAGGACCTGCCCCGGTTTTTTGAGCATGACGGGTACGACCTTGTCATCGGGGCAAGACGGAAAACCATTGGAACTCCGGCCCACCGGAAACTGATTTCCCAATGCGCGGCCCGCATCGTCAACTACGGTCTTTCAGATACCTGGCATGATCTGAAAGGACCGGCCTTTTCAGACTGCACGTCCGGGTTCAGAATGTATTCAAAAAAAGCGCTGCAAACGGTTCTGAATGCTTCCCTTGCATCAAGATCCTTCGGATTCCACATGGAGACCCTTGCTGTAATATACACCCACGGACTTTCTATTCAGGAAATCCCCGTCACCTACACGTTTACCAACAGCTCCTTCAATTCGGCGGCTGTGGGGGACGGCCTGCGTGTGGGAATCGGTCTTATCCGAAAAAAAATCGACAACGGATAGCAGCGCCGGTTCGCCCCTGCCTGTTCATTTTCCGCGCCTTGCGTCCTTTGCCCGACTCACCGCGTAAAATATTCAGGTTATTCGCCGGACGATTCCATGACACGAAGCCGTGCCAGGTTTTTTCTGGCGGTCTGATATTCCGGGTCGATGGCAAGCGCTTTTTCCAGGTGCTGAATGGCTTCCGGTATCCGCCCGCTTTGCGCCAGGGTCGTGGCTAAATTATTATAAAATTCCGGTTGCCCGGGGTCTGCCGCCAGGGCCGCCCTGTAGTGATCAATGGCCTCGTCGATTTGTCCCGTATCGGCCAGCAGATTGGCCAGGTTGTTATGGGCCAGGGCAAAATCCGGATTCAGGGCCAGTGCCCGGTGATAGGCGGCCAGCGCGGCCGACACGGCCCCTTTTCGCGCATGGGCAAGACCCAGGCAATGGTAAAGGCGGGGGTCCGCCGGTGAATGCGCAAGGGCCTTTTGATAATAAACAATCGCCTGGTCCGTCGCTCCCCTTCCCAGCATAATGTTCCCCAGGTCGGTATAAACATCTTCCGCCGGGCGGTGGCCG includes these proteins:
- a CDS encoding FKBP-type peptidyl-prolyl cis-trans isomerase N-terminal domain-containing protein, producing the protein MGKLQHPAEGINMKKRLPSAVMAFGMLCMTACSDGGKEQAAKIDNISKQFSYIVGLEMIYTLEELKTVTIDREAFLQGIEDGLAGNTPMLSPDQMTGVKALVSQQEREFHNKRIAAAAEKNLNEQKAFLADNRDKEGVVVTASGLQYTVLRKGDGPRPEAVDNVQIHMVGKLLDGTVFESTYQRGTPVWVKVAGVIPAWEEALTMMNVGSKYRFFIPSELAHGKEGNFLEGGVIGPNAMLIVDLELLAIQEKSD
- a CDS encoding tetratricopeptide repeat protein produces the protein MIRRFILSRWIQAGILAGMVLVAYLPSTDHSFIWDDDYYITHNMTLAGFSGLKRIWLEPGATPQYYPLVFTSFWLEYHLFGLNPAVFHFTNILLHAANAVLVWLILARLRLPWAWPAAALFALHPVNVESVAWISERKNVLSGMFVLLSLLFLIRASLSGTGGNQYPETASTNRRLSYMTSFLFFIPALLSKTVTCMMPAAFLMLVWWKNPQGGGRKAVATLPFFLVGAAAALHTVIMEKSHVGAYGMEWAFSTIDRVLIAGRALWFYAYKLVWPANLVFIYPRWDINATVWWQYLFPVGALGAFILLWVTRGRLGRGALTGVAIFATALFPALGFINYYPMRYSFVADHFQYMAGIALIALITAAAHRLFHGIHRFPAKTACILFSVLLLLLGTRTLQEQNKYENLHTLWRDTLRKDPLCWMAHNNVGALLSKIGNYEKAIAHFNKSLSIYPTNVMAHLNIKGVSKKLTGQTTGPLLYAGEPGRPRLMAWDNRLATVMTRLGWDKAANHYYQKVMAVDPRNAEAHYGTGQLLERQGKIDAAITAYETTLDIDPLYTDVYQRLGKIHLTRNEYEKAIDRFFMLLKIDPFRAEAFEQLGLSYYHTGDLENAIRAYRLALNIQPHNRALQMTLSRILTQPEPVESLPPRP
- a CDS encoding glycosyltransferase family 39 protein, translating into MTVVVLLLCAGAGLRIAAASDCLWFDEIWSYMLSRHMTQPWQALTVVNVVDNNHPLNTFFMYMMGDPYDWRWFRVPSLITGTLLLILIWRAADRFSPSAGMPALFMATVSHPFILYSSEARGYAPALFFLVSAFFFIQQYWQERGIRPLVLFWFTITMGLLANLTVAFIWLAIFLWSVMHELRASSSFRTFMAHILKCHLVPLLPMAYLSHAYLVRNMAVGNIGSRSTEFITDFLATVVAALMGTPSTGGWFVAGLFLFICVFLYGWCSLYRTNAAVAIFLLLAVCLPPLLGNLGRQLMYFRFSLVAFPFTYIVLAIGIAACYKGNRLAKTLCLLFVLFFSYGNITRTHALITIGRGDYLGAMFYMAAQPHTGPRATAPRDDDRTILVGSDNDFRNLPILYFYARYLPQNTKMIYIGEGQWPTEGTDWLIRHSQQLNREIAALYRPNDRHVYRLEKIFPYAGVSGWNWYLYKRVPPDTTSADRRKNVTGSETSPP
- a CDS encoding glycosyltransferase family 2 protein, producing the protein MKRLVIIPCYNEEKTVGAIAEAARPHADLCFVNDASTDQTGDRLHAISGIHIITHARRTHIPGAILDGMRFAADNGYDVAVTMDAGLSHDPKDLPRFFEHDGYDLVIGARRKTIGTPAHRKLISQCAARIVNYGLSDTWHDLKGPAFSDCTSGFRMYSKKALQTVLNASLASRSFGFHMETLAVIYTHGLSIQEIPVTYTFTNSSFNSAAVGDGLRVGIGLIRKKIDNG